One window of Mesorhizobium loti R88b genomic DNA carries:
- a CDS encoding class I SAM-dependent methyltransferase: MTDRLYSDPDLVQFYDIENIGGDDFNYCVGFAEDARSVLDLGCGTGQLAAALSHGRSVTGVDPASPMLDVGRSRPGGDKVDWIEGDARTVRLGRRFDLVLLTGHAFQVFLTPEDQSAVLRTIAEHLAPDGLFIFDSRNPVANEWQEWTPRRSERIVMHPSLGAVKSWNDFECDAVTGIVTYSTFYEIPGGDKILGAESKIAFPAKEDLARMLNEAGLLVEQWLGNWHGESYVDSAPEIIPIGRLR, translated from the coding sequence ATGACCGACAGACTCTACAGCGACCCCGATCTCGTCCAGTTCTACGATATCGAGAACATAGGCGGCGACGATTTCAATTATTGCGTCGGTTTCGCCGAAGATGCCCGCTCGGTTCTTGATCTCGGCTGCGGCACCGGGCAACTGGCCGCTGCGCTCAGCCACGGGCGCAGTGTCACCGGCGTCGATCCAGCGTCGCCGATGCTCGATGTCGGGCGCAGCAGGCCTGGTGGAGACAAGGTCGACTGGATTGAGGGAGACGCGCGAACAGTTCGGCTCGGCCGGCGCTTCGATCTGGTGCTGCTGACCGGGCATGCTTTCCAGGTGTTTCTGACGCCTGAGGATCAATCAGCAGTCCTGCGCACCATCGCCGAACATCTTGCGCCGGATGGTCTCTTCATTTTCGACAGCCGAAATCCGGTTGCGAATGAGTGGCAGGAATGGACGCCCCGGCGCTCCGAACGGATCGTTATGCATCCCAGCCTTGGCGCGGTGAAATCCTGGAATGATTTCGAGTGCGATGCCGTGACCGGTATCGTCACCTATTCGACGTTCTATGAAATTCCAGGCGGCGACAAGATTCTGGGAGCCGAATCGAAGATCGCGTTCCCGGCGAAGGAAGACCTTGCCAGGATGCTCAACGAAGCGGGCCTACTGGTCGAGCAATGGCTTGGCAATTGGCACGGCGAATCTTACGTTGATAGCGCTCCGGAAATCATTCCGATCGGCAGATTGCGCTGA